In a single window of the Anaerocolumna cellulosilytica genome:
- a CDS encoding acyl carrier protein, with product MDKNNIFSILKSIIVQILPEIDIEQITLEDSLKEIGANSIDRMDIIIETMEQLGVKIPLVEFGQLKNIEGIVDLLYSGKVS from the coding sequence ATGGATAAAAATAATATTTTTTCAATATTGAAATCAATTATTGTACAGATATTACCGGAAATTGATATTGAGCAAATCACTCTGGAGGATAGTTTAAAAGAGATAGGTGCAAATTCAATTGACCGAATGGATATTATTATAGAAACAATGGAACAGCTTGGCGTAAAAATACCACTTGTAGAGTTTGGACAGCTTAAGAATATAGAGGGAATTGTTGATCTATTGTATTCGGGTAAGGTCTCGTAA
- a CDS encoding type 2 lanthipeptide synthetase LanM family protein codes for MFKNLERSSVLYERIYKFNGILPEVNDDKYWERILGKSMVEKIQQNPDLVKHINNEEYENCKDIFREIWLLNRIFEETLFLQEEPLLKIQEEDFEVFFTYFLKLAQFYLKQKQKKSSHRKDEIIKDYLKAIYNRLKTLSIRILINEIHLLKEEGLLEGVDTKEEYAYYQKNYLGDIHYIYEIGETYPVLMRSIFETIASFTDFTLEVLNRLQKDREELAEYIFEGEQMKEILSFEADIADTHLHNTVIRLTFDNKKSIIYKPYSLKKEISYQKLVNWFYKKCDMTEFHRVIIDKGHYGWEEEILQKSCQNELELKTYYTRLGINLFVNFLLNTCDLHCENIIACGEYPVVIDLETLVGIGGMDADTTKGKIHKILMDSVLYLGVLPALHWKGKRGGVNLSGMNGYTGQTVPFKIPCIRCHKTSEIAIDYRNPITHGGKNLAKLNGRYIESKNYTKELLLGFEKAYTVGLSNKDTIISFMSEVKTLKSRYLLRDTQFYSALLLTSYHPDFMMDGGDRNLFLYQLFERGYLSYAQNIKCSKNKMGARQTLHMVNNIKIVEAEIKELLKGNIPVFYIRVDNKELILPDGRRLKGYLHSTAYDNVIAKINALSYTDLERQSLFIRITMGENFIFRKDKLLINSMDNKKGDIRHIYQAVERIGDMLVKEAIYNKDFTDVNWIGIFNSMTGDGTKIFQPLNPYLYDGIAGLAIFMNALNKVIKKSSYSKLCKALDTTLFSYTESYRMNAEADKECMTGAFSGEASIVYTYQILYQLTNNIVYLEYAKRHVKPILSAIEKDCKYDVLNGNGGFIILLCNLYKLTKEEEYIAAANEAARILSQSAITMPEGIGWKLETCPVPLAGFSHGNSGMAVAFGVISQITGSKEYLPVINELLMYEESLYSASLNSWVDLREGKKSESTASWCHGASGILLSRLFLVKVLGSEYSERLGRDISRAVKNVIESEKKNSYCLCHGNCGNMHILKVYERCMPQNEFVKQITFLQISELAFNIGNGTSDIKPAEYNHPGFMTGITGIGYCLLGFINEHIPDVLSLSLL; via the coding sequence ATGTTTAAAAATTTAGAAAGAAGCAGCGTTCTTTATGAACGAATCTATAAGTTCAATGGTATACTCCCAGAAGTAAATGATGATAAATACTGGGAACGTATTCTGGGGAAAAGTATGGTGGAGAAAATACAGCAAAACCCTGACTTAGTAAAGCATATAAACAATGAGGAATATGAAAATTGCAAAGATATATTTCGTGAGATTTGGCTGTTAAACCGCATATTCGAAGAGACTCTATTTTTACAAGAAGAACCTCTTTTGAAGATTCAAGAGGAAGACTTTGAAGTTTTCTTTACTTATTTTTTAAAGCTTGCACAGTTTTATCTAAAGCAGAAACAAAAAAAGAGTAGCCATAGGAAGGACGAAATAATAAAAGATTACTTAAAGGCGATTTATAATAGATTAAAAACCTTAAGTATAAGGATTTTAATTAATGAAATTCATCTACTAAAAGAGGAAGGATTGCTGGAAGGTGTAGATACAAAAGAAGAATACGCATACTACCAAAAGAATTATCTGGGGGATATTCATTATATTTATGAGATAGGTGAAACTTATCCGGTGCTTATGAGAAGTATATTTGAAACCATTGCTTCATTCACGGATTTTACCTTAGAGGTCTTAAATAGGCTTCAGAAGGATAGGGAAGAACTTGCAGAGTATATTTTTGAAGGAGAACAAATGAAAGAAATTCTATCCTTTGAGGCGGATATAGCCGATACCCATCTGCATAATACGGTTATCAGACTCACCTTTGACAATAAAAAAAGTATAATCTATAAACCTTATTCTCTAAAGAAGGAAATAAGCTATCAGAAGCTTGTGAATTGGTTCTATAAAAAATGTGATATGACCGAATTTCACAGGGTGATAATAGATAAAGGGCATTACGGCTGGGAGGAAGAAATTCTTCAGAAAAGCTGTCAAAATGAATTAGAACTAAAGACATACTATACCAGACTCGGTATTAATTTATTTGTAAACTTCCTATTAAATACCTGCGATCTGCATTGCGAGAATATTATAGCTTGTGGTGAATATCCGGTAGTTATCGACTTAGAAACGTTAGTAGGGATAGGTGGAATGGACGCAGATACTACCAAGGGGAAAATACATAAAATTCTTATGGATTCAGTTTTATATCTGGGAGTATTACCTGCCCTGCACTGGAAGGGAAAGCGTGGAGGCGTAAATCTAAGTGGAATGAATGGGTATACCGGCCAAACAGTACCTTTTAAAATACCCTGTATCAGATGTCACAAAACTTCTGAAATTGCCATTGATTATAGAAATCCTATAACCCATGGCGGAAAAAATCTTGCCAAGTTAAATGGACGTTATATAGAATCAAAGAACTATACGAAAGAGCTGTTATTGGGTTTTGAGAAGGCTTATACAGTTGGACTTAGCAACAAAGATACGATAATAAGCTTTATGAGTGAAGTAAAGACATTAAAAAGCAGGTATCTTTTGCGGGATACACAGTTTTATTCTGCTCTGTTATTAACCTCCTATCATCCGGATTTTATGATGGATGGAGGCGACAGAAACCTCTTTTTGTACCAGCTATTTGAAAGAGGTTACCTGTCATATGCACAGAATATAAAGTGCTCTAAAAACAAAATGGGCGCAAGGCAAACGCTTCATATGGTAAACAATATAAAAATAGTGGAAGCAGAAATTAAGGAATTGCTAAAAGGAAATATACCAGTGTTTTATATTAGAGTGGACAATAAGGAGCTTATATTACCGGACGGGAGAAGACTTAAAGGATATTTACACTCTACAGCTTATGATAATGTGATAGCTAAGATAAATGCTTTAAGTTATACAGATTTAGAAAGACAGAGCCTGTTTATAAGAATTACCATGGGGGAAAATTTCATATTCAGGAAAGATAAGCTGCTCATTAATTCCATGGATAACAAAAAAGGAGATATCAGACATATCTATCAGGCAGTGGAACGGATTGGCGATATGCTTGTTAAGGAGGCAATTTATAATAAGGATTTTACAGATGTCAACTGGATTGGGATATTTAATAGCATGACAGGCGATGGTACCAAGATTTTTCAGCCGTTAAATCCATATTTATATGACGGTATAGCAGGTCTTGCAATTTTTATGAATGCCTTAAATAAAGTTATTAAGAAATCTTCGTATTCTAAATTGTGCAAGGCGTTAGATACAACACTCTTTTCTTATACGGAGTCCTATCGTATGAATGCAGAGGCTGACAAAGAATGTATGACAGGTGCCTTTAGCGGAGAGGCGTCCATTGTATATACATACCAGATTTTATATCAGCTCACAAACAATATCGTTTATTTAGAGTATGCCAAGCGACATGTCAAACCGATACTTTCTGCCATAGAAAAGGATTGTAAATATGATGTACTAAACGGTAATGGTGGTTTTATTATTCTGTTATGTAATCTATACAAGTTAACAAAGGAGGAAGAATATATAGCAGCAGCGAATGAAGCCGCCCGTATTTTAAGTCAATCTGCAATTACTATGCCGGAGGGAATTGGCTGGAAGCTGGAAACGTGTCCTGTTCCACTAGCCGGTTTTTCCCATGGTAATAGCGGTATGGCTGTAGCTTTTGGGGTTATATCACAAATAACGGGTTCAAAAGAGTATCTGCCTGTCATAAATGAGCTGCTTATGTATGAAGAGAGCTTATACTCTGCCAGTCTGAACAGCTGGGTTGACTTACGGGAAGGTAAGAAGAGTGAAAGCACTGCTTCTTGGTGCCATGGAGCAAGTGGTATATTACTCAGCAGATTATTTTTAGTTAAAGTCCTTGGCAGTGAGTATTCAGAAAGGCTTGGCAGAGATATCAGCAGGGCAGTAAAGAACGTAATAGAAAGTGAAAAGAAAAACAGTTACTGCTTATGTCACGGGAACTGCGGAAACATGCATATCTTAAAAGTTTATGAAAGATGTATGCCTCAAAATGAGTTTGTGAAACAAATAACATTCTTACAAATCTCAGAGCTGGCGTTTAACATAGGCAATGGAACTTCGGATATTAAACCGGCGGAATATAACCATCCAGGTTTTATGACAGGGATAACCGGCATCGGTTACTGCCTTTTGGGATTTATAAATGAACATATACCGGATGTGTTGTCCCTGTCTTTGCTTTGA
- the fabD gene encoding ACP S-malonyltransferase — MKAYVFPGQGSQYKGMGKELFEEFPELVLSADKILGYSIKALCLDDPDSKLGFTNYTQPALYTVNALTYLKKCKDSNETPDFVAGHSLGEYNALHAAGAFDFETGLRLVQKRGELMSQATGGGMAAIIGLKEKEIRDILLKERLEQIDIANLNCPSQIVISGPKEYILQAKPIFESNPGVKLYSMLNVSGAFHSRYMKESGKLFEQFMDSFAFDSLKIPVMANVSARPYKLTDIKSNLVKQITHSVQWTETICFLMGLGDITFEEIGMGKTLTGLLRYIKSEAQPLVLGAKEYDMYFAGTVAEGQNKEAKAAEQGLEKADKMQSIEITDATLGSEAFKRRYHLRYAYIAGAMYRGVSSKELVVKMGKAGMLGFLGMGGLSLSEIEEAINYIQRELNHDQTYGMNFLYDPANPEKEERVIDLYFRYGINIIEASAFMGVTSALIRYKAKGLRRNERGIIESNNKIIAKISRPEVAEAFMSPAPKRLVDKLLSEGKITEEEAIMLKEIPVANDLCVEADSGGHTDCGVSYTLLPAILKLRNDMMEKFKYSEKVHIGAAGGIGTPEAAGASFVLGADFIVTGSINQCTVEAGTSTIVKELLQQMNVQDTDYAPAGDMFEFGAKVQVLKKGLFFPARANKLYDLYRQFNSIEEIDHKTRTQIQEKYFKRSFESIYEELKNYYSTEEIMKADKNPKQKMAMIFKWYFHYSSKSALAGDIDSKVDYQVHCGPALGAFNQWMKGTIYESWQNRHVDEIALLMLKETASFLNNRFQLMKAFI; from the coding sequence ATGAAGGCATATGTTTTTCCAGGTCAAGGTTCTCAGTATAAGGGAATGGGGAAAGAATTATTCGAAGAATTTCCGGAACTTGTATTGAGTGCAGACAAAATACTAGGTTATTCCATTAAGGCGTTATGTTTGGATGATCCAGACTCTAAATTAGGTTTTACAAATTATACCCAACCTGCCTTATATACAGTAAATGCATTAACCTATCTTAAAAAATGCAAGGACTCTAATGAAACGCCGGATTTTGTTGCCGGGCATAGTTTAGGAGAATACAATGCTCTTCATGCAGCAGGTGCTTTCGATTTTGAAACAGGGCTAAGACTTGTTCAAAAAAGAGGAGAACTAATGAGCCAGGCAACAGGCGGAGGAATGGCAGCCATTATCGGACTGAAAGAAAAAGAAATCCGCGATATTTTATTAAAGGAGAGGTTGGAGCAAATTGATATTGCAAACTTAAATTGTCCGTCACAAATAGTAATATCGGGTCCTAAGGAATATATTTTACAGGCAAAACCGATATTTGAAAGCAATCCTGGTGTTAAGTTATATTCTATGCTAAATGTCAGCGGTGCATTTCATTCCAGATATATGAAAGAATCCGGGAAATTATTTGAACAGTTCATGGATAGTTTTGCTTTTGATAGCTTGAAGATTCCCGTTATGGCTAACGTATCTGCCAGACCCTATAAATTAACCGATATAAAAAGCAATCTGGTTAAACAAATAACTCATTCTGTTCAGTGGACGGAGACCATATGTTTTTTAATGGGTTTGGGAGATATTACGTTTGAAGAAATTGGTATGGGAAAAACACTGACCGGATTGTTAAGATATATAAAGTCAGAGGCACAGCCCCTTGTTTTAGGCGCCAAGGAATATGATATGTACTTTGCAGGTACTGTTGCAGAAGGACAGAATAAGGAGGCAAAAGCGGCGGAACAGGGTCTTGAAAAGGCGGATAAAATGCAAAGTATTGAAATTACGGATGCAACTCTTGGAAGTGAAGCGTTTAAACGTAGATATCATTTGCGGTATGCTTATATTGCAGGTGCTATGTACCGGGGAGTCTCCTCAAAAGAATTAGTAGTAAAAATGGGAAAAGCCGGTATGCTGGGGTTTTTAGGAATGGGTGGTCTGTCCCTTTCTGAGATTGAAGAAGCCATTAACTATATCCAGAGGGAATTAAATCATGATCAGACCTATGGAATGAACTTTCTTTATGACCCTGCTAATCCTGAGAAAGAAGAAAGGGTTATAGATCTATACTTTAGGTATGGTATAAATATTATTGAAGCCTCTGCATTTATGGGAGTTACCTCCGCACTGATAAGGTATAAAGCAAAGGGATTACGCAGAAATGAAAGGGGCATTATTGAAAGTAATAATAAAATCATAGCAAAAATTTCAAGGCCGGAAGTAGCAGAAGCCTTTATGAGCCCTGCACCTAAAAGACTTGTGGATAAACTCTTAAGTGAAGGTAAAATTACAGAGGAGGAAGCCATAATGTTAAAAGAAATACCGGTTGCCAATGATTTATGCGTCGAAGCAGATTCCGGCGGGCATACAGATTGTGGTGTCTCCTATACATTACTGCCTGCTATTTTAAAACTCAGGAATGATATGATGGAAAAATTCAAGTATTCTGAGAAAGTTCACATTGGGGCTGCCGGAGGAATCGGAACACCTGAGGCAGCAGGAGCCTCCTTTGTCTTGGGAGCAGATTTTATCGTTACAGGTTCTATCAATCAGTGTACGGTAGAGGCGGGTACGAGTACTATAGTGAAGGAATTATTGCAGCAGATGAATGTTCAGGATACGGACTATGCACCTGCGGGAGATATGTTTGAATTTGGTGCAAAAGTTCAGGTGCTTAAGAAAGGCTTATTTTTCCCTGCAAGAGCAAATAAACTATATGATTTATACCGGCAATTTAATTCTATTGAAGAAATTGACCATAAGACCAGAACACAAATACAGGAAAAATATTTTAAACGAAGCTTTGAAAGTATCTATGAGGAGCTTAAAAATTATTATTCAACTGAGGAAATTATGAAAGCTGATAAAAATCCCAAGCAGAAGATGGCAATGATTTTTAAATGGTATTTTCACTATAGCAGTAAGAGTGCATTAGCTGGTGATATCGATTCTAAAGTGGATTATCAGGTACATTGCGGGCCTGCTCTTGGAGCCTTTAATCAGTGGATGAAAGGTACTATATATGAAAGCTGGCAAAATCGCCATGTAGATGAGATTGCTTTATTAATGCTAAAAGAAACGGCAAGCTTTTTAAATAACCGGTTTCAGCTTATGAAGGCTTTTATTTAG
- a CDS encoding beta-ketoacyl synthase N-terminal-like domain-containing protein encodes MGHLTSEAAIHEQVYITGMGIINAIADSVPEFAYSLSKGVRKFNHLADKKVNSRSIIGAVLKDFSLEKSFNTLGGISKLPELFLSKAVKHTRKASLSMKTAVASTAEAWQQAELFLHPVKKDRIGIVVAGSNLTGILRESYYDKFQENPEYLTPQYALQFMDTDYIGTLSELFEIGGEGFSVGGASASGNVGIIKAYQLIQLGMVDVCVVVGALADLTNMELQGFYNIGALGGRRFINEPDKACRPFDKEHEGFIYGQASGCIILESGESVKTRKVRPFARLLGGSINLDGNRLSNPNITGEAGAMKRVLDMAGVKAEAITYINAHGSSSPLGDETELKAIQEVFTKHSRGIYINSTKGLTGHCLFSAGVVEAIACILQMNGGFIHPNANLENPIDNTLLFPGKTAILTSVDFALSNSFGFGGINTSILLQRT; translated from the coding sequence ATGGGGCATTTAACAAGTGAAGCAGCTATACATGAGCAGGTCTATATAACCGGAATGGGGATTATAAATGCTATTGCAGATTCCGTTCCGGAATTTGCGTACAGCCTAAGTAAGGGAGTCCGCAAATTTAATCATCTAGCTGATAAGAAAGTTAATAGTAGAAGTATTATAGGAGCTGTATTAAAGGATTTCTCTTTAGAGAAATCCTTTAATACATTAGGCGGTATTTCTAAACTACCTGAACTTTTTCTTAGTAAAGCTGTTAAACATACGCGAAAGGCATCGCTTTCTATGAAGACGGCAGTAGCCAGTACTGCGGAAGCCTGGCAACAGGCGGAGCTATTTTTGCATCCTGTTAAAAAGGACAGAATAGGAATTGTGGTAGCAGGTAGTAATCTCACTGGAATTCTGCGGGAGAGTTATTATGATAAGTTTCAGGAGAACCCAGAGTATTTAACGCCACAGTATGCGCTGCAATTTATGGATACGGATTATATCGGTACTTTAAGTGAGCTGTTTGAGATTGGCGGAGAAGGTTTTAGTGTGGGTGGCGCTTCGGCTAGCGGTAATGTAGGAATTATAAAGGCCTACCAACTGATACAGTTGGGAATGGTTGATGTCTGTGTTGTGGTAGGAGCTCTGGCAGATTTAACAAATATGGAACTTCAAGGTTTTTATAACATTGGCGCCCTGGGTGGAAGAAGATTTATAAATGAACCGGATAAGGCCTGTCGTCCCTTTGATAAGGAGCATGAGGGCTTTATATACGGACAGGCTTCAGGCTGTATCATATTAGAATCAGGGGAATCCGTTAAGACTCGTAAAGTCAGACCTTTTGCAAGACTTTTAGGTGGAAGCATCAATCTGGATGGCAATCGCCTTAGCAATCCAAACATTACTGGTGAAGCGGGAGCTATGAAGCGTGTTTTGGATATGGCAGGGGTTAAGGCAGAAGCAATTACCTATATAAATGCCCATGGAAGTTCCTCCCCATTAGGGGATGAAACAGAACTAAAGGCTATACAGGAAGTCTTCACTAAACATAGCAGGGGAATTTATATTAATTCTACGAAAGGGTTGACTGGGCATTGCCTATTTAGTGCAGGAGTGGTAGAAGCAATTGCTTGTATTCTTCAAATGAATGGTGGCTTTATACATCCCAATGCCAATTTGGAAAACCCCATTGACAATACGCTGTTATTCCCAGGTAAAACGGCAATTTTAACATCAGTTGATTTTGCATTAAGCAACTCGTTTGGATTTGGCGGTATTAATACAAGTATATTATTACAGAGAACGTAA